One part of the Herbiconiux aconitum genome encodes these proteins:
- the efeB gene encoding iron uptake transporter deferrochelatase/peroxidase subunit, with protein MSDPTTPAPTSSGISRRGLFGLAGAGVVGLGVGAAVDRFALPATASAQENTAVYPFFGEHQSGIVTPAQDRLHFASYDVADISRDELVELLQDWSAAAALMTQGEQAGKFGAVNGNYDAPPDDTGEALGLPASGLTITFGFGPTLFQAADGTDRFGIAGRRPAALVDLPHFPADMLQDALSGGDLCIQACSDDPQVAVHAIRNLSRIAFGRANIRWSQLGFGRTSSTTKAQQTPRNLFGFKDGTANIKAEDTGVVDDQVWASGGDGAAWMAGGSYLVSRKIRMTIETWDRTSLREQEAVIGRTKGEGAPYSGGTEFSEPDFSATGQGGAPLIAQDAHVRLSHPDQNSGAQLLRRGYNFVDGNDDLGRLNAGLFFIAYQRDPREQFIPIQMNLAKNDAMNEYIRHVGSAVFAVPPGARQGGYVGETLFG; from the coding sequence ATGTCTGATCCCACGACCCCCGCTCCCACGAGCTCCGGCATCTCCCGACGGGGGCTGTTCGGACTCGCGGGTGCGGGGGTCGTGGGTCTCGGCGTCGGCGCCGCGGTCGATCGTTTCGCGTTGCCGGCCACGGCATCGGCGCAGGAGAACACCGCGGTCTATCCCTTCTTCGGTGAGCATCAGTCGGGCATCGTGACCCCGGCCCAAGACCGCCTGCACTTCGCCAGCTACGACGTCGCCGACATCAGCCGCGATGAGCTGGTCGAACTGCTGCAGGACTGGAGCGCCGCCGCCGCCCTGATGACGCAGGGTGAGCAGGCCGGAAAATTCGGTGCGGTGAACGGCAACTACGACGCCCCGCCGGATGACACGGGCGAAGCGCTCGGGCTGCCGGCATCCGGTCTCACCATCACCTTCGGTTTCGGGCCCACCCTCTTCCAGGCCGCCGACGGCACCGACCGTTTCGGCATCGCGGGCCGACGCCCGGCCGCCCTGGTCGACCTGCCGCACTTCCCCGCCGACATGCTGCAGGATGCTCTCTCCGGCGGCGACCTCTGCATCCAGGCCTGCAGCGACGACCCGCAGGTCGCGGTGCACGCCATCCGCAACCTTTCGCGGATCGCATTCGGGCGCGCGAACATCCGCTGGTCGCAGCTCGGCTTCGGCCGCACCAGCTCCACCACGAAGGCGCAGCAGACCCCGCGCAACCTGTTCGGCTTCAAAGACGGCACGGCGAACATCAAGGCCGAAGACACCGGGGTGGTCGACGACCAGGTCTGGGCCTCGGGCGGCGACGGAGCGGCCTGGATGGCGGGCGGCTCCTACCTGGTGTCGCGCAAGATCCGCATGACCATCGAGACCTGGGACCGCACGTCGCTCCGCGAACAGGAGGCGGTGATCGGCCGCACCAAGGGCGAGGGAGCCCCCTATTCCGGTGGCACCGAGTTCTCCGAACCCGACTTCTCCGCGACCGGACAGGGCGGGGCGCCTCTCATCGCCCAGGATGCGCATGTGCGGCTCTCGCATCCCGACCAGAATTCCGGTGCGCAGCTGCTGCGTCGCGGCTACAACTTCGTCGACGGCAACGACGACCTCGGGCGCCTGAACGCCGGTCTGTTCTTCATCGCCTACCAGCGCGACCCACGCGAGCAGTTCATCCCCATCCAGATGAACCTGGCGAAGAACGACGCCATGAACGAGTACATCCGGCACGTCGGCTCCGCCGTCTTCGCGGTGCCCCCGGGCGCCCGCCAGGGCGGCTACGTCGGCGAGACGCTCTTCGGCTGA
- the efeO gene encoding iron uptake system protein EfeO: MTNQKFPKTRPVLAAAGAAITLLALAGCVPNNTSAADGAGAITVDSSADDCAVSATTATSGTLTFSVTNSGDQVTEFYLLAEDGLRIIGEVENVGPGISRDLVVQAQPGDYFTVCKPGMVGDGIGRAGFTVTGDKVQLAGDVQDQVDQAAVNYVAYVKDQVGQLVTGTQTFLDSYLAGDDATARDLYATTRANYERIEPVAESFGDLDPKIDFREADVAEGDEWTGWHRIEKDLFPPAAADNNGVTYVPLTAAERQDYADKLTADTQALYDAVNAPDYTVTIDAISNGAIGLLEEVASGKITGEEEIWSHTDLWDFQANLEGAKVAYEGVRDIVEAKDPDLVKTLDERFASLQDTLAEYGSLDTGFTYYNELSTDQVKQLADGVNALSEPLSQLTATLVG, from the coding sequence GTGACGAACCAGAAGTTCCCGAAGACCCGACCGGTGCTCGCCGCGGCCGGCGCCGCGATCACCCTGCTCGCCCTCGCCGGATGCGTGCCGAACAACACGTCGGCGGCCGACGGCGCCGGCGCGATCACCGTCGACAGCTCGGCCGACGACTGCGCGGTCAGCGCCACCACGGCCACGAGCGGCACGCTCACCTTCTCGGTCACGAACTCCGGCGACCAGGTCACGGAGTTCTACCTGCTGGCCGAGGACGGATTGCGCATCATCGGCGAGGTCGAGAACGTGGGCCCCGGCATCTCCCGCGATCTCGTGGTGCAGGCGCAGCCCGGCGACTACTTCACGGTGTGCAAGCCCGGAATGGTGGGCGACGGCATCGGCCGCGCCGGGTTCACCGTCACGGGCGACAAGGTGCAGCTGGCCGGCGACGTGCAGGACCAGGTCGATCAGGCCGCCGTCAACTACGTCGCCTACGTGAAAGACCAGGTGGGCCAGCTCGTCACCGGCACCCAGACCTTCCTCGACTCCTACCTCGCCGGCGACGACGCCACGGCCCGCGACCTCTACGCCACCACCCGCGCGAACTACGAGCGCATCGAGCCCGTTGCAGAGTCGTTCGGCGACCTCGATCCGAAGATCGACTTCCGTGAGGCCGACGTCGCCGAGGGCGACGAGTGGACCGGATGGCACCGCATCGAGAAAGACCTGTTCCCGCCGGCGGCCGCCGACAACAACGGCGTCACGTATGTGCCACTGACCGCGGCCGAGCGCCAGGACTATGCCGACAAGCTCACCGCCGACACCCAGGCGCTCTACGACGCGGTGAACGCGCCGGATTACACGGTCACCATCGATGCCATCTCCAACGGCGCCATCGGCCTGCTCGAAGAGGTCGCGAGCGGCAAGATCACGGGCGAAGAGGAGATCTGGTCGCACACCGACCTCTGGGACTTCCAGGCGAACCTCGAGGGCGCCAAGGTGGCCTACGAGGGCGTGCGCGACATCGTCGAGGCGAAAGATCCCGACTTGGTGAAGACGCTCGACGAGCGCTTCGCCTCGCTCCAGGACACCCTGGCCGAATACGGCAGCCTCGACACCGGCTTCACCTACTACAACGAGCTCAGCACCGACCAGGTGAAGCAGCTGGCCGACGGCGTCAACGCCCTCAGCGAGCCGCTCAGCCAGCTCACGGCGACGCTCGTCGGCTGA
- a CDS encoding phospholipase D-like domain-containing protein has protein sequence MTQAGATAPRAFDLDAPLTTLFTHDDPTLDVELQLIDEVIAERRRDAHSYTDAANPFRIRYEVMSVTDRQIAARLADARDAGVYVQLLVDYRQLDPAYPWLDTDEYLAGRGFTVVDDQAKLTSTTKVSTNLVGIRTSGFMHLKARLFETPASKIVLTGGQNASTEGWQLNDDGLQVIRDAALYSKYSSAYSAVLESRKIANTWDAAAPVNVLFTPEASGQRTSAKMLEWLRSESNLILLMVFSLRDFTAPGGDTLLATLTAKASAGVPVYVITDKNQSDGEAGETNDSTEDRLRTAGVHVYEARNARGTYASMHTKAAVLGASCPRVIADSANWSTSALGTATATSKNVESVLFIDSERADSCATGDRFLARWMELLSQYADQSVRDDGESDYPTVVGRLTSLPGWPSQEVTFTAHATYTSFGEDARVLGSLPQLGDWGRAAGGPVLLTDTASYPTWRSSASVAVPLGTWFEWKLAVTAGSAPPARWETGGNRSTIAMPPAFGRNRTLALDATWR, from the coding sequence GTGACCCAGGCAGGTGCCACCGCTCCGCGCGCATTCGACCTCGATGCCCCGCTGACGACACTCTTCACCCACGACGACCCCACACTCGACGTAGAACTCCAGTTGATCGACGAGGTCATCGCTGAACGTCGACGAGATGCGCACAGCTACACTGACGCCGCTAATCCCTTCCGCATCCGCTACGAGGTGATGAGCGTCACGGATCGGCAGATCGCGGCACGATTGGCCGACGCTCGCGACGCCGGCGTCTACGTCCAGCTTCTGGTCGATTATCGACAGCTCGACCCGGCCTACCCCTGGCTCGACACGGATGAGTACCTCGCCGGACGGGGGTTCACCGTCGTCGACGATCAAGCAAAACTGACTTCGACGACCAAGGTGAGCACGAATCTCGTGGGCATTCGGACTTCCGGTTTCATGCACCTCAAAGCCCGGCTCTTCGAAACCCCAGCCTCGAAGATCGTCCTGACCGGCGGGCAGAACGCGAGCACCGAGGGTTGGCAACTCAATGACGACGGCCTGCAGGTAATCCGCGACGCTGCGCTTTACTCGAAATACTCGTCGGCCTACTCCGCCGTGCTCGAGAGCAGGAAGATCGCCAACACGTGGGACGCTGCGGCTCCGGTCAATGTGCTCTTCACACCGGAGGCGTCCGGTCAACGAACGAGCGCCAAGATGCTCGAATGGTTGAGGAGCGAGTCGAATCTCATCCTCCTCATGGTCTTCTCTCTTCGCGATTTCACCGCGCCGGGCGGTGACACCTTGCTCGCGACGCTCACCGCCAAGGCCTCCGCCGGAGTACCCGTCTACGTCATCACCGACAAGAACCAGTCCGATGGCGAGGCAGGAGAGACGAACGACTCGACCGAAGACCGCCTGCGCACAGCCGGAGTGCACGTCTACGAGGCCCGCAACGCACGGGGTACCTACGCGTCGATGCACACGAAAGCCGCCGTGCTGGGGGCGAGCTGTCCGCGCGTCATCGCCGACTCCGCCAACTGGTCGACATCCGCACTCGGCACGGCCACGGCGACATCGAAGAACGTCGAGAGCGTGCTGTTCATCGACTCGGAACGAGCAGACTCCTGCGCCACTGGTGATCGATTCCTCGCACGATGGATGGAGCTCCTCTCGCAGTACGCCGACCAAAGCGTTCGAGACGACGGTGAGTCCGACTACCCCACAGTCGTCGGCCGTCTCACCTCGCTTCCCGGCTGGCCGAGTCAAGAAGTGACCTTCACGGCGCACGCGACCTACACCAGCTTCGGCGAAGACGCCCGCGTGCTCGGTAGCCTCCCTCAACTCGGAGACTGGGGCCGTGCCGCGGGAGGGCCCGTCCTGCTCACCGACACCGCGAGCTATCCGACGTGGAGATCTTCCGCATCGGTCGCCGTGCCGCTCGGAACGTGGTTCGAATGGAAGCTGGCAGTCACCGCGGGCAGTGCCCCACCCGCACGCTGGGAGACAGGAGGCAACCGCTCGACGATCGCGATGCCGCCCGCTTTCGGCCGCAACCGGACGCTGGCGCTCGACGCGACCTGGCGCTGA
- the dapE gene encoding succinyl-diaminopimelate desuccinylase: MSAFDPAHPVLDLTASSVVLTQQICDVESVSGNEGLLADAIVAALADAAHLEIFRDGDTIVARTNLGRSQRVAIAGHIDTVPLNANLPTRYETIDGVDYLWGRGTADMKAGTAVQLKLAAELVAPTVDITWMWYDHEEVSNELNGLTRLAANRPDLFAADFAILGEPSNSQVEGGCNGNLRAEIRAYGLRAHSARSWVGDNAIHKAASILDTLANYQAREVEVDGLVYREGLNAVGISGGVAGNVIPDEVMVHVNYRFGPSRSGEEAIAHIHELFAGFDIRIVDLAEGARPGLDAPLAQRFLAAVGGVAKPKYGWTDVARFSAMGVPAVNYGPGDPLKAHADDERVSIQQIIDCEAGLRAWLSDGVDSSVDADHRTDADTH, translated from the coding sequence ATGTCTGCTTTCGACCCCGCGCATCCGGTTCTCGATCTCACCGCGTCGTCGGTGGTGCTGACGCAGCAGATCTGCGACGTCGAGTCGGTGTCGGGCAACGAGGGGCTGCTGGCCGATGCCATCGTGGCCGCGCTGGCGGATGCCGCCCACCTCGAGATCTTCCGCGACGGCGACACCATCGTGGCGCGCACGAACCTCGGTCGCTCCCAGCGCGTGGCGATCGCCGGGCACATCGACACCGTGCCGTTGAACGCGAACCTTCCCACCCGCTACGAGACGATCGACGGCGTCGACTACCTCTGGGGGCGCGGCACGGCCGACATGAAGGCGGGCACGGCGGTGCAGTTGAAGCTCGCCGCCGAGCTCGTCGCGCCCACGGTCGACATCACGTGGATGTGGTACGACCACGAGGAGGTCTCGAACGAGCTGAACGGCCTGACGCGGCTCGCCGCCAACCGGCCCGACCTCTTCGCCGCCGACTTCGCCATCCTCGGTGAACCGAGCAACAGCCAGGTCGAAGGCGGCTGCAACGGCAACCTGCGCGCCGAGATCCGCGCTTACGGGCTGCGGGCGCACTCGGCCCGCAGCTGGGTGGGCGACAACGCCATCCACAAGGCCGCCAGCATTCTCGACACCCTCGCGAACTACCAGGCGCGCGAGGTGGAGGTCGACGGCCTGGTCTACCGCGAGGGCTTGAACGCGGTCGGCATCAGTGGAGGTGTGGCAGGGAACGTCATCCCCGACGAGGTGATGGTGCACGTGAACTACCGCTTCGGCCCCAGCCGCTCGGGCGAGGAGGCGATCGCGCACATCCACGAACTCTTCGCGGGCTTCGACATCCGGATCGTCGACCTCGCCGAAGGCGCCCGCCCGGGGCTCGACGCGCCGCTCGCGCAACGCTTCCTGGCTGCAGTGGGGGGCGTGGCCAAACCGAAGTACGGCTGGACCGACGTCGCCCGCTTCTCGGCCATGGGAGTCCCGGCCGTGAATTACGGCCCCGGTGACCCGCTGAAGGCGCACGCCGACGACGAGCGGGTGAGCATCCAGCAGATCATCGACTGCGAAGCGGGCCTGCGTGCCTGGCTGAGCGACGGCGTCGACTCCAGCGTCGACGCCGACCACCGCACCGACGCCGACACCCACTGA
- the dapC gene encoding succinyldiaminopimelate transaminase — protein sequence MALGELPDYPWDQMAPYAATAKAHPGGIVDLSIGSPVDPTPPVVRDALAAATDAHAYPQTAGTPRLREAVVEWYARRRGVTGLTEANVLPTIGSKEFVAWLPFMLGLGEGDVVVHPRAAYPTYAMGAQIAGASSFASDDPAEWPSNTRLVWTNSPGNPDGSVLDVSALTAAVARARSLGAVIAGDECYAELGWDGRWASEPVPSILDPRVTGGDLTGVIGAYSLSKQSNLAGYRAAFAAGDAALIARLVTVRKHAGMIPPAPVQAAMIAALGDDAHVAEQKSLYRARRAVLRPALERAGLRIDASEAGLYLWATEGRDGWETISALAARGILAGPGHFYGDHYPLHVRFSLTATDERIAAAAARLDAAGLR from the coding sequence GTGGCCCTCGGCGAACTGCCCGACTACCCGTGGGATCAGATGGCGCCCTACGCCGCTACGGCGAAGGCGCATCCGGGCGGCATCGTCGACCTCTCGATCGGCTCACCGGTCGACCCGACGCCGCCCGTGGTGCGCGACGCGCTGGCCGCGGCGACGGATGCGCACGCCTACCCGCAGACCGCCGGCACCCCGCGGCTGCGCGAGGCCGTCGTGGAGTGGTATGCCCGGCGGCGGGGTGTCACCGGGCTGACCGAGGCGAACGTTCTGCCCACCATCGGCTCCAAGGAGTTCGTGGCCTGGCTGCCGTTCATGCTCGGGCTCGGCGAGGGCGACGTGGTCGTGCATCCGCGGGCCGCCTACCCGACCTACGCAATGGGCGCGCAGATCGCCGGCGCCTCGTCGTTCGCGTCTGACGACCCGGCCGAATGGCCGTCGAACACCCGACTGGTCTGGACGAACAGCCCCGGCAACCCCGACGGATCGGTGCTCGACGTCTCGGCCTTGACCGCCGCCGTCGCGCGAGCTCGTTCGCTCGGAGCCGTGATCGCCGGCGACGAGTGCTACGCCGAGCTCGGCTGGGACGGGCGCTGGGCCTCCGAACCCGTGCCGAGCATCCTCGATCCTCGTGTGACCGGGGGCGACCTCACCGGCGTCATCGGCGCCTATTCGCTCAGCAAGCAGTCGAACCTGGCCGGCTATCGAGCAGCGTTCGCCGCGGGCGACGCCGCGCTCATCGCACGGCTCGTGACGGTGCGGAAGCACGCCGGCATGATTCCGCCGGCGCCCGTGCAGGCGGCGATGATCGCCGCGCTGGGCGACGACGCCCACGTGGCCGAACAGAAGTCGTTGTATCGAGCACGGCGCGCAGTACTGCGGCCGGCGCTCGAACGGGCGGGGCTGCGCATCGACGCGAGCGAGGCCGGTCTCTACCTGTGGGCCACCGAGGGGCGCGACGGCTGGGAGACCATTTCTGCCCTCGCAGCGCGGGGGATACTCGCGGGCCCTGGGCACTTCTACGGCGATCACTACCCGCTGCACGTGCGATTCTCGCTCACCGCCACGGATGAGCGGATCGCCGCCGCAGCCGCCCGTCTGGACGCTGCTGGGCTGCGTTAG
- the efeU gene encoding iron uptake transporter permease EfeU yields the protein MLANYLIGLREGLEAALVVGILVAYVQKLGRRDVLFRLWIGVGLAVLVALGVGAVLTFGAYGLSFEAQEALGGSLSIIATGFVTWMVFWMLRTSQNLKGTLQSDIDKALIGAGWGLVLVAFLAVGREGVETALFIWAAVQATGETTLPLLGAALGILTAVVLGYLIYRGLVRINLARFFAWSGGFLILVAAGVLSYGVHDLQEAGILPGLNNLAFDVSAVIQPDSWYGTLLKGTVNFSPATTWLELTVWLLYFVPTMTLFIRAVMRGKKPTTTAPAPAPAVVHTHS from the coding sequence GTGCTCGCCAACTACCTGATCGGCCTGCGTGAGGGCCTCGAGGCCGCGCTCGTCGTGGGCATCCTCGTGGCCTATGTGCAGAAGCTCGGCCGCCGAGACGTGCTGTTCCGGCTCTGGATCGGAGTGGGCCTCGCCGTGCTGGTGGCCCTCGGCGTCGGTGCCGTGCTCACCTTCGGGGCCTACGGGTTGAGCTTCGAGGCGCAGGAAGCGCTCGGCGGCTCGCTCTCGATCATCGCCACCGGCTTCGTCACCTGGATGGTGTTCTGGATGCTCCGCACCTCCCAGAACCTCAAAGGAACACTGCAGAGCGACATCGACAAGGCGCTGATCGGCGCCGGCTGGGGGCTGGTGCTCGTCGCCTTCCTCGCGGTCGGCCGAGAAGGGGTCGAGACCGCCCTGTTCATCTGGGCAGCGGTGCAGGCCACCGGCGAGACCACCCTGCCTCTCCTCGGGGCGGCCCTCGGCATCCTCACCGCCGTCGTGCTCGGCTACCTCATCTACCGGGGGCTCGTGCGCATCAACCTGGCACGCTTCTTCGCCTGGTCGGGCGGATTCCTCATCCTGGTGGCCGCCGGCGTGCTCTCCTACGGCGTGCACGACCTGCAGGAGGCCGGCATCCTGCCCGGCTTGAACAACCTCGCCTTCGACGTGAGCGCCGTCATCCAGCCCGACAGCTGGTACGGCACCCTGCTGAAGGGCACCGTCAACTTCTCCCCCGCCACGACCTGGCTCGAGCTCACGGTCTGGCTGCTCTACTTCGTTCCCACCATGACCCTGTTCATCCGCGCGGTGATGCGGGGCAAGAAGCCCACGACGACAGCGCCGGCACCCGCGCCCGCCGTCGTTCACACCCACAGCTAG
- the dapD gene encoding 2,3,4,5-tetrahydropyridine-2,6-dicarboxylate N-succinyltransferase yields the protein MPDEVLTAPTHAWGNGLTTIAGDGTALDTWYPAPALGHAPDDRRRPEELVAFANPDARRNVTFDIATVEIELAAAPQSTPDAYLRLHLLSHLLVAPNSVNLDGLFGHLPIVVWTNAGPVHPDDFDRLRPLLQREGIQAYGVDKFPRMLDYVTPPKVRIADASRVRLGAHLAPGTTVMHEGFVNFNAGTLGASMVEGRISQGVVVGDGSDIGGGASIMGTLSGGGTQRVSIGRRALLGANAGIGISIGDDSVVEAGLYVTAGTKVVLIDGSGADEENRIVKAVALSGVPNLLFRRNSLSGAVEAVSRSGAGVTLNPTLHA from the coding sequence ATGCCTGATGAAGTACTGACCGCGCCCACGCACGCTTGGGGCAACGGCCTCACCACGATCGCCGGCGACGGCACGGCGCTCGACACGTGGTACCCGGCCCCGGCCCTCGGCCACGCGCCGGACGACCGGCGCCGCCCCGAGGAGCTCGTCGCCTTCGCCAACCCGGATGCGCGGCGCAACGTGACCTTCGACATCGCGACCGTCGAGATCGAGCTGGCGGCCGCTCCGCAGTCGACCCCGGATGCTTACTTGCGGCTCCATCTCCTCTCTCACCTGCTCGTCGCCCCCAACTCCGTGAACCTCGACGGCCTCTTCGGCCACCTGCCGATCGTGGTGTGGACCAACGCCGGCCCCGTGCATCCGGACGACTTCGACCGCCTGCGCCCCCTGCTGCAGCGGGAAGGCATCCAGGCCTACGGCGTCGACAAGTTCCCGCGCATGCTCGACTACGTCACCCCGCCGAAGGTGCGCATCGCGGATGCCTCGCGGGTGCGCCTCGGCGCCCACCTCGCTCCGGGAACGACCGTGATGCACGAGGGGTTCGTGAACTTCAATGCCGGAACGCTCGGCGCCTCGATGGTGGAGGGGCGCATCTCGCAGGGCGTCGTGGTGGGCGACGGCTCCGACATCGGCGGCGGCGCCTCGATCATGGGCACCCTCTCCGGCGGCGGCACGCAGCGCGTCTCGATCGGGCGGCGGGCGCTGCTCGGCGCGAACGCGGGCATCGGCATCTCGATCGGCGACGACTCGGTGGTGGAAGCCGGACTCTACGTGACGGCCGGCACCAAGGTGGTGCTGATCGACGGATCGGGTGCCGACGAGGAGAACCGCATCGTGAAGGCGGTCGCTCTCTCCGGGGTGCCCAACCTGCTGTTCCGCCGCAATTCCCTCTCGGGTGCGGTCGAGGCGGTCTCCCGCTCGGGCGCCGGTGTCACACTCAACCCCACCCTCCACGCCTGA
- the fdxA gene encoding ferredoxin, with protein MTYVIALPCVDVKDRACIDECPVDCIYEGERSLYIHPDECVDCGACEPVCPVEAIYYEDDLPEEWADYYKANVEFFDEIGSPGGAAKIGVIKHDHPVIAVLPPQGEH; from the coding sequence GTGACCTATGTCATCGCCCTCCCGTGCGTGGACGTCAAAGACCGCGCGTGTATCGACGAATGCCCTGTCGACTGCATCTACGAAGGCGAACGCTCCCTCTACATCCATCCCGACGAGTGCGTCGACTGCGGTGCCTGCGAACCGGTGTGCCCGGTCGAGGCCATCTACTACGAAGACGACCTTCCCGAGGAATGGGCCGACTACTACAAGGCCAACGTCGAGTTCTTCGACGAGATCGGTTCGCCCGGCGGAGCAGCCAAGATCGGCGTGATCAAGCACGATCACCCGGTCATCGCCGTGCTCCCGCCCCAGGGCGAGCACTGA
- a CDS encoding citrate synthase gives MVEAAPSVEGQTATLTFPGGSAEFPLLQSVDGASSIDLSTLTKKTGLTTLDYGFVNTAATRSEITYIDGDAGILRYRGYPIEQVAQNLTYLEVAWLLIYGELPTPSELAEFDDKIRHHTLLHEDLKRFFDALPHNAHPMSVLSSGVSALSTYYQDSLNPRNPEDVEISTIRLLAKLPVMAAYAHKKSLGQAFLYPDNSLSFVDNFLRLNFGTMAEPYEINPVLSKALERLLILHEDHEQNASTSTVRLVGSTEANMFASISAGINALFGPLHGGANEAVLTMLAQIRDSGEGVAKFVERVKNKEAGIRLMGFGHRVYKNYDPRAKLVKESADEVLLALGVQDPLLDIAKELEQVALSDEYFISRRLYPNVDFYTGVIYKAMGFPTRMFTVLFAIGRLPGWIAHWREMAIDPQTKIGRPQQLYMGAPARDLPQAFQAPRP, from the coding sequence GTGGTCGAGGCTGCTCCGAGCGTCGAAGGGCAGACGGCTACGCTGACCTTCCCCGGCGGCTCTGCCGAGTTCCCGCTGCTGCAGAGCGTCGACGGAGCGTCGTCGATCGATCTGTCGACGCTCACCAAGAAGACCGGGCTCACCACCCTCGACTACGGCTTCGTGAACACCGCGGCCACGCGGTCGGAGATCACCTACATCGACGGTGATGCCGGCATCCTTCGGTACCGCGGCTATCCGATCGAGCAGGTCGCGCAGAACCTCACCTACCTCGAGGTCGCCTGGCTGCTCATCTACGGCGAGCTGCCGACGCCGTCGGAGTTGGCCGAGTTCGACGACAAGATCCGGCACCACACGCTGCTGCACGAAGATCTCAAGCGCTTCTTCGACGCGCTGCCGCACAACGCGCATCCGATGTCGGTGCTGTCGTCGGGTGTCTCGGCGCTGTCGACCTATTACCAGGATTCGCTGAACCCGCGCAATCCCGAAGACGTCGAGATCTCCACCATCCGTCTGCTCGCGAAACTGCCCGTCATGGCGGCCTACGCGCACAAGAAGAGCCTCGGGCAGGCGTTCCTCTACCCCGACAACTCGCTCTCTTTCGTCGACAACTTCTTGCGGCTGAACTTCGGCACGATGGCCGAGCCCTACGAGATCAACCCGGTGCTGTCCAAGGCGCTGGAGCGCCTGCTCATCCTGCACGAAGACCACGAGCAGAACGCGTCGACGTCGACCGTGCGGCTCGTCGGATCGACCGAGGCCAACATGTTCGCCTCCATCTCGGCGGGCATCAACGCGCTGTTCGGTCCGCTGCACGGTGGAGCGAACGAGGCGGTGCTCACGATGCTCGCGCAGATCCGCGATTCGGGCGAAGGCGTGGCGAAGTTCGTGGAGCGCGTGAAGAACAAGGAGGCGGGCATCCGTCTCATGGGCTTCGGCCACCGCGTCTACAAGAACTACGACCCGCGCGCGAAGCTCGTGAAGGAGAGCGCCGACGAGGTGCTGCTGGCTCTCGGGGTGCAAGATCCGCTGCTCGACATCGCGAAGGAGCTCGAGCAGGTCGCCCTGTCGGACGAGTACTTCATCTCCCGACGGCTCTACCCGAACGTCGACTTCTACACCGGTGTCATCTACAAGGCGATGGGCTTCCCGACGCGGATGTTCACGGTGCTGTTCGCGATCGGGCGCCTGCCCGGCTGGATCGCCCACTGGCGCGAGATGGCCATCGACCCGCAGACGAAGATCGGGCGCCCGCAGCAGCTCTACATGGGTGCCCCCGCGCGCGACCTCCCGCAGGCCTTCCAGGCCCCTCGCCCCTAG